In Woeseia oceani, one DNA window encodes the following:
- a CDS encoding TraE/TraK family type IV conjugative transfer system protein, which yields MNKNVYDSRLQNANRIVRTAMLVCGFLAIGNVVLCGVVWKTLGTQREVLLIPDIKGPISFDGGGRYNEEYLSQMATWFAQLTLTYHPSSYDYQVNELLKYADPSVYGSLKAQLLADKETLDRRKYSSVFYPDGVEVQNGVVGIRGRLQTFVGSKQIDDRPAAWRVRFTRLSTGRIAVRELKETDYDNPLGIVAAASR from the coding sequence ATGAACAAGAACGTGTACGACTCCCGGCTGCAGAATGCCAACCGAATCGTTCGGACGGCGATGCTCGTGTGTGGATTTCTGGCAATAGGCAACGTGGTGTTGTGCGGGGTGGTGTGGAAAACACTGGGTACGCAGCGCGAAGTGCTGTTAATACCCGATATCAAGGGCCCCATCAGTTTCGACGGCGGCGGTCGCTACAACGAAGAGTATTTGAGTCAGATGGCGACATGGTTTGCGCAACTGACACTCACTTATCACCCGTCGAGCTACGACTACCAGGTCAACGAGCTCCTGAAATATGCCGATCCGTCGGTTTACGGGTCTCTCAAGGCGCAACTCCTGGCCGACAAGGAGACCCTGGATCGGCGGAAATACAGTTCGGTGTTCTACCCCGACGGCGTCGAGGTGCAAAACGGTGTCGTCGGCATCCGCGGTCGATTGCAGACCTTTGTTGGCTCCAAGCAGATTGATGATCGACCGGCTGCCTGGCGGGTGCGTTTTACTCGGCTGTCAACCGGGCGCATTGCCGTTCGCGAACTCAAGGAGACGGACTATGACAATCCGCTGGGTATTGTTGCTGCTGCTTCCCGTTAG
- a CDS encoding TraK domain-containing protein: protein MTIRWVLLLLLPVSTAFAGQTLEVEPGGTYQVRAAANDLTSIGMADNLRLQAVFGMESLVTISKDEAFGRVIIKPVSGQAFTLIVTDENGDSYSLEVTPVAGPGEVITLKRKSHRMNEALLKAERDLPFTRRLKRTLKQVAQGQVPAGYELKRRDVTVPLWVEADIRLVAVYRGAMTIEHYVLQNVSGSDMRLDEREFRTLGSVRSVAIRRHHLPPEADTDVYIVRDAGVGDAGSLRGESRERT, encoded by the coding sequence ATGACAATCCGCTGGGTATTGTTGCTGCTGCTTCCCGTTAGTACCGCGTTCGCCGGCCAGACGCTCGAGGTGGAACCGGGCGGCACCTATCAGGTGCGCGCGGCGGCCAATGACCTGACCTCGATCGGCATGGCCGACAACCTGCGATTGCAGGCGGTCTTTGGCATGGAGAGCCTGGTCACGATTTCCAAGGACGAGGCCTTTGGCCGCGTGATCATCAAGCCCGTCAGCGGGCAGGCGTTCACGTTGATCGTCACCGACGAGAACGGCGATTCGTATTCGCTCGAAGTGACCCCCGTCGCCGGTCCCGGCGAAGTGATCACGCTCAAACGCAAAAGTCACCGCATGAACGAAGCGCTCCTGAAGGCCGAGCGCGACTTGCCGTTTACCCGCCGATTGAAGCGCACGCTCAAACAAGTGGCCCAGGGCCAGGTGCCCGCCGGCTACGAGTTGAAGCGCCGCGACGTCACGGTGCCACTGTGGGTGGAAGCCGACATTCGGTTGGTGGCCGTGTACAGGGGTGCCATGACGATCGAGCACTACGTGCTCCAGAACGTCAGCGGCTCGGACATGCGCTTGGACGAGCGAGAATTCCGCACTCTCGGCAGCGTGCGCTCGGTGGCGATACGCCGTCACCATTTGCCGCCCGAAGCCGACACGGACGTCTACATCGTCCGCGACGCCGGTGTCGGCGATGCCGGTAGCTTGCGTGGGGAATCTCGTGAGCGCACCTGA
- a CDS encoding TraB/VirB10 family protein gives MSAPEFTTSEALKKRQLVIFIGVAVIVCGALLLFLYNNAKRQAIPPHQANDRIVSQDFSTPRRVVDPEDAWITSSEVDLGEMADRLKAFERENELLRNRLDRLETSGTRASTAVQTTNPNQRSASGLLPPLGKPPPPVKSIPKPTAAVPPSGGGTGVASLQPPQPKITRVAFAKVNDRQDALVHPHINETLPAGTFVNAVMLNGLAAPTGNLGQRNPHPILLELVDAGNLPNRFSHRVRSCRIIAAGHGELSDERAYIRLERLTCVLRTGEVISKQAKGYVTGEDGKNGLAGLLVTKQGAFVARSMLAGVFSGLGRAIGQSYSNVSTSALGTVESIDPDDIGKAGVAEGVATATEKVADWYLERADEVFPFVEIEAGRIVTVTFTEDIALEANLIEKYVE, from the coding sequence GTGAGCGCACCTGAATTCACCACCAGTGAGGCGCTCAAGAAGCGCCAGCTGGTTATCTTCATTGGTGTCGCCGTAATCGTTTGCGGCGCGCTGTTGCTGTTTCTCTATAACAACGCCAAGCGCCAGGCGATACCGCCGCACCAGGCCAACGATCGTATCGTGAGCCAGGATTTCAGCACGCCGCGCAGGGTGGTCGACCCGGAAGACGCGTGGATCACCAGCAGTGAAGTGGATCTTGGCGAAATGGCCGATCGCCTCAAGGCCTTCGAGCGGGAGAACGAGTTGCTGCGGAACCGCCTCGATCGCCTGGAAACATCCGGGACTCGGGCCTCAACGGCCGTCCAGACTACCAACCCCAACCAGCGCAGCGCGAGCGGCTTGTTACCGCCGCTCGGCAAACCGCCACCACCGGTTAAGAGCATCCCGAAGCCCACCGCGGCGGTGCCACCATCGGGCGGTGGTACCGGTGTGGCGAGCCTGCAGCCGCCGCAGCCGAAGATTACGCGCGTGGCGTTCGCGAAGGTCAATGACCGCCAGGATGCGCTGGTGCATCCGCACATCAATGAAACCCTGCCTGCCGGCACCTTTGTTAACGCGGTGATGCTCAATGGCCTCGCGGCGCCGACCGGCAACCTTGGTCAGCGCAATCCGCACCCGATCCTGCTGGAACTCGTGGACGCCGGCAATCTGCCGAATCGCTTTTCGCACCGCGTGCGCTCCTGCCGCATCATCGCCGCCGGCCACGGCGAACTTTCAGACGAACGGGCCTACATCCGCCTCGAGCGGCTGACCTGCGTGCTGCGCACCGGCGAGGTCATCAGCAAGCAAGCGAAGGGCTACGTCACCGGCGAGGACGGCAAGAACGGACTCGCGGGACTCCTGGTGACCAAGCAAGGGGCATTTGTGGCCCGCTCGATGCTGGCGGGCGTCTTTTCCGGACTCGGTCGGGCGATTGGCCAGTCGTACTCGAACGTCTCCACCTCCGCACTGGGGACCGTGGAATCCATCGACCCCGACGATATCGGCAAGGCCGGCGTGGCCGAGGGCGTGGCCACGGCGACGGAAAAAGTGGCCGACTGGTATCTGGAGCGGGCCGACGAAGTGTTTCCGTTTGTCGAGATCGAGGCGGGCCGCATCGTCACCGTGACCTTCACCGAAGACATTGCCCTTGAAGCCAACCTTATCGAGAAGTACGTCGAATGA
- a CDS encoding DsbC family protein, whose translation MNTHSRAALLSLQALLLISPQGALRADDAAQTIASAMPGTPIKSTLPTVIDGLYEVVAGDNVLYVDSTGRYLVIGSIYDLKEDKDLSAARRAQVSQTGETSGAPRPSSVIDAVPLEAAITVGTGDRSLTVITDPGCAWCRRLWLESLNSLSGVRVHHLLLSRTPESLGILCAKDPGAALGRAFEVSATTAKTPVPSARCRSDAEEKIARVARFAERIGAVGTPVLIRDDGVIHAGFLGRDALMDWLGGDTDAS comes from the coding sequence ATGAACACACACAGCCGCGCCGCCCTTCTTTCCTTGCAAGCTCTCCTGCTCATCAGTCCGCAGGGGGCCCTGCGCGCAGACGACGCGGCGCAGACCATCGCCAGCGCGATGCCCGGCACCCCGATCAAGAGCACTCTGCCCACGGTCATCGACGGGCTCTATGAAGTCGTCGCCGGTGACAATGTCTTGTATGTCGATTCCACCGGGCGCTATCTGGTGATCGGCAGCATCTACGATCTGAAGGAAGACAAAGACTTGTCCGCTGCCCGGCGCGCACAAGTGAGCCAGACTGGTGAAACCTCGGGCGCGCCACGGCCGAGCTCCGTGATTGACGCCGTGCCGCTGGAGGCGGCGATCACCGTCGGCACCGGCGATCGCTCGCTCACCGTGATCACGGATCCTGGTTGTGCGTGGTGCCGACGGCTGTGGCTTGAGTCCTTGAATAGTTTGAGCGGTGTGCGTGTCCATCACCTGCTGCTGAGTCGCACGCCGGAGTCGCTCGGAATCTTGTGCGCCAAGGACCCGGGGGCGGCGCTCGGCCGCGCCTTCGAGGTATCGGCGACGACCGCAAAAACACCGGTGCCGAGTGCACGGTGCCGTAGCGATGCAGAAGAGAAGATCGCGCGCGTGGCGCGCTTTGCCGAACGCATTGGCGCCGTCGGCACGCCCGTCCTCATTCGTGATGATGGGGTGATTCACGCAGGCTTTCTGGGTCGCGATGCGCTCATGGACTGGTTGGGAGGCGACACCGATGCTTCCTAA
- a CDS encoding TraV family lipoprotein, producing MQRLKTTGAAWLMAALLSGCGTLPDTTLGHKCGIPDGVGCLSTQEVYNRTVAGDLPGLQTIEGAPTRGRDTELPIATDDAPTVIRTRAMYAPPEELRIWVNQWRDVDGDLHDDAFIYVVVGEGQWLVRD from the coding sequence ATGCAACGACTGAAAACGACCGGTGCGGCCTGGCTGATGGCGGCGCTCTTGTCTGGCTGCGGCACGCTGCCGGACACCACGCTAGGGCACAAGTGCGGCATTCCCGACGGTGTCGGCTGCCTGAGTACCCAGGAAGTTTACAACCGAACGGTGGCCGGCGATCTGCCCGGACTGCAGACGATCGAGGGTGCACCCACACGCGGACGCGATACCGAACTGCCGATTGCCACGGACGATGCGCCAACGGTGATTCGCACCCGTGCGATGTACGCGCCGCCCGAGGAGCTGCGCATCTGGGTGAATCAGTGGCGCGATGTCGACGGCGATCTGCACGACGATGCCTTCATCTACGTGGTGGTCGGCGAAGGCCAGTGGCTGGTGAGGGATTGA
- the traC gene encoding type IV secretion system protein TraC: MPAALSEPFGKFKEFLSQHIFDNEPAAKREHGAEPPTRAAWQALLASTRFSTTLPYEYFDEVQDFFYNDDAFGFMLEVTPATSLSEENIRVFAGILGNNVAPETNLQFLLYASPDVYPGLNRWYKQRASIAARARREQGEGADQHGIYEELARRRVEYLAGGVWQSFFSDESMVVRDYRVFVCAQRPLPESGRPRESDIEQLDRLRSGLTGTYQSLGLQTQRVRPEAFINLLDTILNPRKLRTERLRWQEDLELREQVLDADTSVFVGAKGLLFENGDEARDVRCFTVREYPQAWAGWLAADLIGDFMNNNRRISCPFLTTVTVHFPDQVQASATAKTKSMRATQMADSDAGKHVPSWADKKREWQFVAQKLEQGHTLARVNYQTILFAPKGRGNECEQELLGVYSNAGWHLSKETNISMPAFMSALPLAAGPRLVKEAETLIRWRSLLTWTAANIAPMLAEWKGDGSPLLQLIGRRGQLIAVDPWQNKAGNYNIAVSAASGAGKSVFTEELITSVLGVGGRAWVFDRGRSYEHLCHLLDGQFIEFSPKSDICLNPFTNIKNWSGIPDAELPLSDDEQRARDRAGAEGVMLKYVVAQMVNPDASPDQMTMGWIERALNTVWHERGTDGDVTAVRDVLAASSDQRQRDLADSLYPYTKDGFFGRYFNGPANLDLNRDFVVLETQELDSRPELQSVVVLLLMLKITQSMYLGERARRKLCVIDEAWKLMGRGNAGQFIEEGYRTARKFEGAFMTVTQRVNDYYKSGTAQAALDNADYLYLLRQKKESIRQLIESKRLPTGEESEALLASISTRQGLYSEVAVVGPEGVGVGRLVLDPFTEKLYSSKGVEYEAIQRALRSGQSLTEAVSDLAAGARR, encoded by the coding sequence ATGCCTGCAGCGCTGTCAGAGCCGTTCGGCAAGTTCAAAGAGTTTCTGTCGCAGCACATCTTTGACAACGAACCCGCGGCCAAACGCGAGCATGGCGCGGAGCCGCCGACGCGCGCCGCATGGCAGGCGTTACTGGCCTCGACGCGGTTCTCGACCACGCTGCCGTACGAGTATTTCGATGAGGTACAGGACTTTTTTTACAACGACGATGCATTTGGCTTCATGCTCGAAGTGACACCGGCCACCAGCTTAAGCGAAGAAAACATCCGCGTATTCGCCGGCATCCTCGGTAACAATGTCGCGCCGGAGACCAACCTGCAGTTTTTGCTGTATGCCTCCCCTGACGTGTATCCGGGCCTCAACCGCTGGTACAAGCAGCGCGCGTCCATCGCCGCCCGCGCGCGTCGCGAGCAAGGCGAAGGCGCCGATCAACACGGCATCTACGAAGAATTGGCACGGCGCCGGGTGGAGTACCTCGCCGGCGGCGTGTGGCAATCGTTTTTCAGTGACGAATCCATGGTCGTGCGCGACTACCGCGTGTTTGTTTGCGCACAACGGCCGTTGCCGGAAAGTGGCCGACCGCGCGAGTCGGATATCGAGCAGCTTGATCGGCTTCGCAGCGGACTTACGGGCACCTATCAATCCCTCGGTCTGCAGACCCAACGCGTGAGGCCTGAGGCTTTCATCAATCTGCTCGATACGATCTTGAATCCGAGGAAGCTCCGTACCGAGCGACTGCGCTGGCAGGAGGATCTGGAACTTCGGGAACAGGTGTTGGATGCCGATACGTCCGTGTTCGTCGGTGCCAAGGGTCTGTTGTTCGAGAACGGCGATGAGGCGCGCGACGTGCGCTGCTTTACGGTGCGCGAGTACCCGCAAGCCTGGGCCGGCTGGCTGGCCGCCGATTTGATCGGCGATTTCATGAACAACAACCGCCGCATCAGTTGTCCGTTCCTGACCACGGTCACGGTGCATTTCCCCGATCAGGTGCAGGCCTCGGCAACGGCGAAAACCAAATCGATGCGCGCAACGCAAATGGCGGACAGTGATGCCGGCAAACACGTGCCGAGCTGGGCCGACAAAAAGCGCGAGTGGCAATTCGTGGCGCAAAAGCTCGAGCAAGGTCACACGCTCGCCCGAGTCAACTATCAGACTATTCTGTTTGCGCCGAAGGGTCGCGGCAACGAGTGCGAACAGGAACTGCTGGGCGTCTACAGCAACGCCGGCTGGCACTTAAGCAAAGAAACCAACATCTCGATGCCGGCATTCATGTCGGCGCTGCCACTGGCGGCCGGCCCCCGCCTGGTCAAAGAGGCCGAGACGCTGATTCGCTGGCGTTCTCTGCTGACCTGGACGGCGGCCAATATCGCGCCAATGCTCGCCGAGTGGAAGGGCGACGGCTCGCCGCTGTTGCAGTTGATCGGCCGGCGCGGCCAGCTGATTGCCGTGGACCCGTGGCAGAACAAAGCCGGCAATTACAACATTGCCGTGAGCGCCGCTTCGGGCGCTGGCAAGAGCGTGTTTACCGAAGAGCTGATCACCAGTGTGCTCGGCGTGGGCGGTCGGGCGTGGGTGTTCGATCGCGGGCGTTCCTACGAGCATCTCTGCCACCTGCTCGACGGCCAGTTCATCGAATTCAGTCCCAAGAGCGATATCTGTCTCAACCCGTTTACCAACATCAAGAACTGGTCCGGCATCCCGGATGCTGAGTTGCCGTTAAGTGATGACGAGCAACGCGCTCGCGATCGCGCTGGCGCCGAAGGCGTGATGCTGAAGTACGTCGTCGCCCAGATGGTGAATCCCGATGCGAGCCCGGATCAGATGACCATGGGCTGGATCGAACGCGCCTTGAACACGGTGTGGCACGAACGCGGCACCGACGGCGACGTGACCGCGGTGCGTGATGTGCTGGCCGCCTCCAGCGATCAACGTCAGCGAGACCTGGCCGACTCCCTGTATCCCTACACCAAAGACGGCTTCTTCGGGCGCTATTTCAACGGCCCGGCGAACCTCGATCTCAACCGGGATTTCGTGGTGCTCGAGACCCAGGAACTCGATTCGCGTCCCGAGTTGCAGTCCGTCGTCGTCTTGTTGCTGATGTTGAAGATCACGCAATCGATGTATCTGGGAGAACGTGCGCGCCGCAAGCTGTGCGTGATTGACGAGGCCTGGAAGCTGATGGGCCGGGGCAATGCCGGGCAGTTCATCGAGGAAGGCTATCGCACCGCGCGCAAGTTCGAAGGCGCGTTCATGACCGTGACGCAACGGGTCAATGACTACTACAAGTCGGGTACCGCGCAAGCCGCACTCGATAACGCCGACTATTTGTATTTGTTGCGCCAGAAGAAAGAATCGATCAGGCAGCTGATCGAATCCAAGCGCCTGCCCACGGGTGAGGAAAGCGAGGCCCTGCTGGCCTCCATCAGCACGCGCCAGGGCTTGTACTCGGAGGTGGCGGTGGTTGGCCCGGAGGGTGTCGGGGTCGGCCGACTGGTGCTGGATCCGTTCACCGAAAAGCTCTACTCGTCCAAGGGCGTCGAGTACGAGGCGATTCAGCGGGCGCTACGCAGCGGGCAATCGCTCACCGAGGCGGTCAGCGACCTCGCGGCGGGTGCGAGGCGATGA
- a CDS encoding TrbI F-type domain-containing protein, translated as MTHESEKRAAHARSGFRSHCLVGIVSGAVAALAVLAGQSLLAPPPLRVATVDINSLVLGEIERLQQRGMDPARAEAYAQLWGPLLDKSVRGIADDYGVVLLASPAVAAGAPDLTNVLKERLDRDLDAFP; from the coding sequence ATGACGCACGAGTCAGAAAAACGGGCAGCGCATGCCCGATCCGGATTCCGAAGCCATTGTCTGGTCGGCATTGTGAGCGGCGCCGTCGCGGCGCTCGCGGTCCTGGCCGGGCAGTCGCTCTTGGCACCGCCACCGCTGCGGGTGGCCACCGTCGACATCAATTCCCTGGTGCTCGGCGAAATCGAGCGCCTGCAGCAACGCGGCATGGACCCGGCCCGGGCCGAGGCCTACGCGCAGCTCTGGGGTCCGCTGCTCGATAAATCGGTGCGGGGAATCGCCGATGACTACGGCGTGGTGCTGCTGGCGAGCCCGGCGGTCGCGGCCGGCGCACCGGATCTGACCAACGTCCTGAAGGAGCGACTCGATCGTGATCTCGATGCCTTTCCCTAA
- a CDS encoding S26 family signal peptidase has translation MPFPKSHTAFRLTAVLLLPMLVLLIADRLIAPHYRLAVNESDSLPGTVFLVKTGVLPRCGPVMGEHVQIQMRRDARWYSGMRLLKVAKGCPGDRIRLEGRKVYVNDWFAGEALPMLEDGTPMAMVSAGVIPEGRYYLWASHPSSFDSRYAEFSLIADQQIIGTATRIF, from the coding sequence ATGCCTTTCCCTAAATCTCACACTGCATTCCGGCTCACCGCGGTGTTGCTGCTGCCAATGCTGGTGTTGCTAATCGCCGATCGACTCATCGCGCCGCATTATCGACTGGCGGTGAATGAAAGCGACAGCCTGCCCGGTACCGTGTTCTTGGTGAAGACCGGCGTCTTGCCGCGTTGCGGCCCAGTGATGGGCGAGCACGTGCAGATTCAGATGCGGCGTGATGCCCGCTGGTATTCGGGGATGCGTCTGCTCAAAGTCGCGAAAGGCTGCCCGGGCGACCGGATCCGACTTGAGGGCCGCAAGGTGTACGTCAATGACTGGTTCGCAGGCGAGGCGTTGCCAATGCTCGAAGACGGTACGCCCATGGCCATGGTGTCGGCCGGCGTCATCCCCGAGGGCCGCTACTATTTGTGGGCCTCGCACCCGTCGAGCTTTGACTCCCGCTACGCCGAGTTCAGCCTGATTGCCGATCAGCAGATCATCGGTACGGCAACGCGGATCTTCTGA
- the traW gene encoding type-F conjugative transfer system protein TraW, translating into MKRVLTLSLVLGMLSLSLAAAEDLGTVGKTYEIAETDLIAHIHSELAAMRDDGRLAEQQQQMKKRAQATVARPPGRHLPRATEPRVYHYDPSVTTDYDVIDHLGNVIYRAGTTVNPLEYTTLATPIVFFDGDDAVQARWVRETLGDAPDRYVPLMTNGPVVELMQQWNVRLYFDQHGRYAEQLGVTALPAVVRQEGLLLRIDEIALETSG; encoded by the coding sequence ATGAAACGGGTCCTCACACTGTCGTTGGTACTGGGCATGCTCAGCTTAAGCCTTGCAGCTGCCGAGGATCTCGGCACGGTGGGCAAGACCTATGAGATCGCGGAAACCGATCTCATCGCGCACATTCACTCGGAACTGGCCGCCATGCGCGACGACGGCCGCCTGGCCGAACAGCAACAGCAGATGAAAAAGCGCGCGCAAGCAACTGTTGCGCGGCCGCCCGGTCGTCACTTGCCGCGCGCGACGGAACCGCGCGTCTATCACTACGATCCCAGCGTGACGACGGACTATGACGTCATCGATCACCTCGGCAACGTCATCTATCGTGCCGGCACGACGGTCAATCCGCTCGAGTACACCACACTCGCAACGCCCATCGTGTTTTTCGACGGCGACGATGCCGTGCAAGCCCGCTGGGTGCGCGAAACTTTAGGCGACGCGCCGGATCGCTACGTGCCACTGATGACCAACGGCCCGGTGGTTGAACTCATGCAGCAATGGAACGTGCGCTTGTACTTCGATCAGCACGGCCGTTACGCCGAACAGCTCGGCGTGACAGCGCTACCCGCGGTGGTTCGGCAAGAGGGTTTGTTGCTGCGCATTGATGAGATCGCCCTGGAGACGAGCGGATGA
- the traU gene encoding conjugal transfer pilus assembly protein TraU: protein MQVRRGRWLLLAVVLWSGSASAARCDGRFPNPITDVCWQCIFPLKLGSISLASLGMEDGSNDEAPLICACPAPPPIFYRIGLGLSFWEPARVAEAVQTPFCAPTLGGEQLVEPSPLMRQGDDFRVNGDEEKAFYHVHWYHFPLFTWLTFLTNTACDYSESFDLIMLSEFEPTWNRDDLAMIFSPEAVLFANPLAQAACSADCVAASSATGPLDPLIWCAGCQNSVYPMTGNVAGHESALQSSLLTVQRMHTKMHRSAISLDTATRGAMCSPRVRPIMKKNAYKTQMLLPRAYTSNAQFYGETTALWGAGRQYPVKGEDFSYLIFRRRTCCAF, encoded by the coding sequence ATGCAAGTGAGGCGAGGGCGTTGGCTGCTGCTGGCCGTGGTGCTTTGGTCCGGTAGTGCCAGTGCGGCGCGCTGTGACGGTCGCTTTCCGAACCCGATTACGGATGTGTGTTGGCAGTGCATCTTTCCGCTCAAGCTCGGCAGCATTTCGTTGGCGAGCTTAGGCATGGAAGACGGCAGCAACGATGAGGCGCCGCTGATCTGTGCCTGCCCGGCACCGCCGCCGATCTTCTACCGAATTGGGCTGGGATTAAGCTTCTGGGAGCCCGCACGCGTGGCCGAAGCAGTGCAAACGCCATTTTGTGCACCGACCCTCGGCGGTGAGCAGTTGGTCGAGCCGAGTCCCCTGATGCGTCAGGGCGATGACTTTCGGGTAAACGGCGATGAGGAGAAGGCGTTTTATCACGTGCACTGGTACCACTTCCCGCTGTTTACCTGGCTGACCTTCCTCACCAACACCGCCTGCGACTACAGCGAATCCTTCGACCTGATCATGCTGTCGGAGTTTGAGCCGACCTGGAATCGCGACGATCTGGCCATGATCTTCAGCCCCGAGGCGGTGTTGTTCGCCAACCCGTTGGCGCAGGCCGCCTGCAGCGCCGATTGCGTCGCCGCCTCGAGCGCCACCGGACCGCTGGACCCGCTGATCTGGTGTGCCGGTTGCCAGAACAGTGTCTATCCCATGACCGGCAATGTCGCCGGTCACGAGTCTGCATTGCAATCCTCGCTCCTCACCGTACAGCGCATGCACACGAAAATGCACCGCTCGGCCATCTCACTGGATACGGCCACGCGCGGTGCGATGTGCAGCCCGCGAGTGCGACCGATCATGAAGAAGAACGCCTACAAAACGCAGATGCTATTGCCTCGCGCCTATACCTCGAACGCCCAATTCTATGGGGAAACGACCGCCCTCTGGGGTGCGGGCCGGCAATACCCGGTGAAGGGCGAGGACTTCAGTTATCTCATTTTCAGGCGACGGACATGCTGCGCCTTCTGA